The genomic interval GACACATCATCATCGCTTTACCTACAAGCACACCTTGGTTATATACTTCGACGTCTACCTTCCCAAATTTTCTTCCTACTTCCAAAATTTTAGGAGCAATTTCAATGACACTATCCATTTGTACTGGCTTTATAAAATAGATGGTCATGTTTTCTACAACTAAATCACCTTTTTTAAAGCCTCTTAATATTCTGTTAGCAGCTTCTGAGACAATTGTTGTAAAAACTCCGTACGATATAGTTCCTAAATGATTGGTCATTTGAGGCGTTACTTCACATGAAAAGGTTGTTTCTCCTTTGTTTTTCCCCTTGGTTAATAACACATGCTTTGTTACGATATCATCAATTGTTTCCCCAATTTGAGGCTGTCTTTGGTTCATTTGTAGCGCTTTTAATACATCTTGTCTACTGATGATTCCTTCTAGCTTATTTGCTTCATCTACAACAGGCAAGACTTCAATCCCTTCCCATACCATCATATGAGAACAAGAGGCCACACTCGTCTTCCCACTGACAGTCATCGGATGCTTCGTCATCACTTTTTCAATGGTCATATCCATCGGTTTTCCAATAATATCTTTAGATGTAATCATTCCTTGCACCTTTAAGCTTTGATCCACTACAGGAAAACGACCATGTAAGGTGTCTTTGTTATATTGATGCCACAAAGCGACATTATCCGTTGTCTTCAAATAGATTGTATCAATAAGTGGGGTTAAAATATCTTCCACTAAAACAATTTCTTTTTTTATAAGTTGATCATAGATTGCCCGATTTATCATTGTTGCAACGGTAAATGTATCATAGCTTGTTGAAATAATAGGAAGCTGTAATTCATCTGCTAACCGTTTCACATGATCCTCTGTATCAAATCCACCAGTTATCAATACAGCCGCACCTGCTTTTAAAACATGTTCATGTGCCCGTACTCGATTCCCAATAATTAAAAGATTTCCAGCACCCGTATAACGCATCATCGCATCTAATTTCATCGCACCAATAACAAAGCGATTCAATGTTTTATGTAAACCAGCTCTTCCGCCCAGAACTTGTCCATCCACAATATTCACTACTTCAGCATATGTTAATTTTTCAATATTCTCTTTCTTTTTCCGTTCAATCCTAATCGTTCCGACTCTTTCAATGGTACTTACATACCCTTTGTTCTCTGCTTCTTTAATTGCTCTGTATGCTGTTCCTTCACTTACATTTAATGCTTTTGCGATTTGTCGTACAGAAATTTTCTCTCCTACTTGTAACTCATCAATATAATTGAGTATTTGCTCATGTTTTGTAGCCAAATTACCACCCTCTTTTAAGAAAAGCACATTGCTCATCGCACGCAGACAAACATAGCCTGCCAAGTTGTTTTTAGCGTACTAAAGTTTGTTTTAAGCGAAAAGTGCTTGCACTAGACATTATAATCCCTATTTCTTTCTATTTATCTACATTTCATACATTTATCTATTCAATAGCTACTAAGAACTATTTTTCTTATATCAAAGGCTGTTTTCATAATTCAATAAGCAGCCTATCGAAAAAAGCTTGCACATCTTTATTATAGAGTGAACTACTGGGGTATTCAATGACTTCTATGTTAATCATCATAAAACATTCGTCTATTTTCATTTAGATTGTGAATGTTTCTCTTAAGAACAAAACTTTTCATTTTGCCTATAAGATTTTTTTCCCTAAACATAAACCTTCAAATCCTTCTATACAAACAAAAGCTAATATGAACATATCCATACTAGCTTTTGTTATCTTATTGATAATTATATAGTTTCTTCTTTTTCTGTACTTTACTAAATGATTTTTTCGTTGCTCTTGGTTTCTTAGGAGTATACAGTAATGCAGTTAAATTACCTGCTACCACCATTAACGCAAAAGCTACCCAAGCAATCGAAAAGATCCCTTCAGCTCCATCACTAAATGGAGATAGTCTTGGCACTCCATAGTATAAAAGCACTCCACATAATAAGATACATAATAAATATCTATTCTTATTCATAGTCGTTAAAACCTCCTTGATTCCATACTATGCGGACAAGTGTAAAAAAAGTATTCAAAAATCGGCTAATTATTGTACTAGCTATCATTAGGCAAATAGATGATAAAAATTTAGGAAAGCTAATTATTTACATGCATGATTTATGTTGTTAATCTTATAGGATAAGAAATAAATTCAATTGGTTCTAAGACAAAATGGAACAAAAAAAGAATCATATACTTATAACAAAGCGGAGGTTAGTCAAATTGGAAAAAAAATTAGAAACACTAGCAAATTGGATGAAGCAAGAAGAAATTGATTTTACCTTTTTAACATCAACAGATAATATTTTCTATTTTAGTGGGTTTTATAGTAATCCACATGAAAGATTATTGGCTTTAATTGTATTTCCAGAAAAAGATCCCATCTTAGTTTGTCCAGCAATGGAAAAAAACGATGCAAAAAACGCTGGCTGGAATTATGATACCATTGGCTATAGCGATACAGAAAACCCTTGGGATACCATTCAAAGTATGGTTCAAGCACGTACGGATAATACGCTAAAAGTCGCTCTTGAAACGGATCATATGAATGTAGCTAGATATCAGGCACTGCAAACTTCTTTCCCAAATATCAAAGCATATGTTTCTGCCGAAGAAAAAATTAATACATTACGGATGATTAAAACAGCTGATGAACTAGAAAAAATAAAAGAGGCTTGTAAATGGGCTGATTTTGCTATAGAAGTGGGCTGTAATGAAATTGCAGAGGGTAAATCAGAGATGGAAATCCTCGCAAGCATTGAATATGAATTGAAGAAAAAAGGTATTGGCAAAATGTCCTTTTCTACAATGGTTCTTACTGGTGTTAATGGTGCTTCCCCACACGGCAATCCTGGAGAGACTAAAATTAAAAAAGGTGACCTAGTCTTATTTGACTTAGGTGTAGTTGTCGATGGTTATTGTTCAGACATTACAAGAACAGTTGCATATGGAGATATTAACGAGAAGCAAAAAGATATTTATGACACAGTTTTAAAAGCACAGCTTGCAGCAATCGAAGCTTCTAAAGAAGGCGTTTCATGTGCTTCTGTAGACCAAGCTGCTCGTAACACAATAAGAGATGCAGGTTATGGGGAGTTTTTCCCACATCGTTTAGGTCACGGATTGGGTATTAGCGTCCATGAATTCCCTTCATTAACAGAAACAAATTCTTTGTTATTACAAGAAGGCATGGTATATACAATTGAGCCAGGAATTTATGTTCCGAATGTTGCAGGAGTTCGCATTGAAGATGATGTCTACGTAACAAAAGAAGGTGTAGAAATATTAACGAAATTTCCTAAAGAACTTCAAATCATTTCATAAAACAATGGAGAGAAGAAGGTATCGGAGTAAATTCCTTTCCCTTCTTTTTTTAGCTTTTAAAAAACGAAAACTCTTAAATCTTCTTCCTTTATGTACATGCACCTAATTAAAAATATTACATAAGATACCTTGACTTTAAGGGGAAGAAGGGTATAAAAGAATGGCAATATATGTCGATTATACAGATCCAAAAATAACATATACTTTTGATGTTAATAAAAGTGCATTTTTCATAAGAGATAATCACAATTATATTAATGTCTTAGGAGAACAACAATTAAATTCATTAAAAAATGTATCATTGTTGGATATATATTTAAGTAAAGATATAGTAGTGGAGCCACATATACATCAAAACGCAGCTGAGCTCGTTTATTGTATTTCCGGTTCTGCTACTGTTTCTCTATTAAATCCTTTTACAAAAAAAATCCTCAACTATACAATTACCGCCGGTCAAGTTGCGAACGTGCCTCAAGGATGGTGGCATTATGAAATCGCTAATACGAATAACACTCATTTATTAGCCATATTTGATGCACCTACACCTGAAGCAATCTTTGGTTCTGATTTACTTCGCCTCACTCCTCCCGAATTAATGGCTCATACTTATTCGATGGATGAAACCAAGTGGAAATCTACTATCGCTCCTATTACTCAAACAACAATACTCGGCCCAGCAGTTAATAAATATAACCAAAGACAAAATTATTCCACAAACACTTATCCTCCGCATCCAACATACCAACATCCCTACCACAGCTCACAGTATTACTATTGAATAGAATATTTTCTAGTAGCTTGAATCTAAACTTAAAGCATTTACACCTTGTAAGAATGGACTGAACAAAATTTGTTCAGTCCATTCATCTCTTACTGCTCTCTTTGATGGTTACTTCCTAAATTGCTTCTTTTCATTATCCATTAAATGATCAATTACACCATCATTATAGGAATCCATCACTTGTGCTGTAACTTCTTCTCTTCCTTTTTCATCAAATTGAAATTCATTCTGACTACTTCCATTTTGTTTGTCCATTTTCTTTTCCTTCTTTCCTTAAATTCTTATCTATTATCTGAATGAAAAGTTAAACTTATGCATGAATTGGGTATATAATAGAAGTAGATAAAATAAAGGGAGTGAATCTTATGAACGTAAACTATCAAAACATTATTGTTGCAGTAGACGGTTCAGAAGAAGCAGACAAAGCATTAAAGAAAGCGGTTACAATAGCAAAGGAAAACAACTCTAATCTTATTATCGCTCACGTTATTGATACAAGATCATTTGCAACAGTGGCCGCATATGATCAATCAATTGCAGCGAAATCAGATGAATTCGCAAATGAGTTATTAGATAAATATGTAACAGAAGCGACAACAGCTGGAGTACAGAATGTCGTAAAAGCAATCGAATTCGGTTCACCAAGAGCGGTGGTTCCACGAGAGATTGCCAAAAAGTATGCGGCAGATTTAATTGTATGCGGAGCAACGGGATTAAATGCAGTGGAGAGATTTATTATCGGAAGTGTTTCTGAGGGCATCACAAGAAATGCACCTTGTGATGTGTTAATTGTTAGAAATAGTTGAGACATAAGAAAAGCTGAGCGTACCTGTCTTATCATGTAAAAGAAGAATATTCTATCATTTGATCGCAAAGTTGCTTTCAAATAGAATATTCTTCTTTTATAATCTTCTAGGCTTCTCTTTATTTCTTCTTAATTTTTTCTAGTGAATAATTCTTTCCTATTATTTCACTTCTTCTTTCTCT from Niallia sp. FSL W8-0635 carries:
- a CDS encoding CBS domain-containing protein, whose amino-acid sequence is MATKHEQILNYIDELQVGEKISVRQIAKALNVSEGTAYRAIKEAENKGYVSTIERVGTIRIERKKKENIEKLTYAEVVNIVDGQVLGGRAGLHKTLNRFVIGAMKLDAMMRYTGAGNLLIIGNRVRAHEHVLKAGAAVLITGGFDTEDHVKRLADELQLPIISTSYDTFTVATMINRAIYDQLIKKEIVLVEDILTPLIDTIYLKTTDNVALWHQYNKDTLHGRFPVVDQSLKVQGMITSKDIIGKPMDMTIEKVMTKHPMTVSGKTSVASCSHMMVWEGIEVLPVVDEANKLEGIISRQDVLKALQMNQRQPQIGETIDDIVTKHVLLTKGKNKGETTFSCEVTPQMTNHLGTISYGVFTTIVSEAANRILRGFKKGDLVVENMTIYFIKPVQMDSVIEIAPKILEVGRKFGKVDVEVYNQGVLVGKAMMMCQLIDRH
- a CDS encoding M24 family metallopeptidase; protein product: MEKKLETLANWMKQEEIDFTFLTSTDNIFYFSGFYSNPHERLLALIVFPEKDPILVCPAMEKNDAKNAGWNYDTIGYSDTENPWDTIQSMVQARTDNTLKVALETDHMNVARYQALQTSFPNIKAYVSAEEKINTLRMIKTADELEKIKEACKWADFAIEVGCNEIAEGKSEMEILASIEYELKKKGIGKMSFSTMVLTGVNGASPHGNPGETKIKKGDLVLFDLGVVVDGYCSDITRTVAYGDINEKQKDIYDTVLKAQLAAIEASKEGVSCASVDQAARNTIRDAGYGEFFPHRLGHGLGISVHEFPSLTETNSLLLQEGMVYTIEPGIYVPNVAGVRIEDDVYVTKEGVEILTKFPKELQIIS
- a CDS encoding cupin domain-containing protein, which produces MAIYVDYTDPKITYTFDVNKSAFFIRDNHNYINVLGEQQLNSLKNVSLLDIYLSKDIVVEPHIHQNAAELVYCISGSATVSLLNPFTKKILNYTITAGQVANVPQGWWHYEIANTNNTHLLAIFDAPTPEAIFGSDLLRLTPPELMAHTYSMDETKWKSTIAPITQTTILGPAVNKYNQRQNYSTNTYPPHPTYQHPYHSSQYYY
- a CDS encoding universal stress protein, coding for MNVNYQNIIVAVDGSEEADKALKKAVTIAKENNSNLIIAHVIDTRSFATVAAYDQSIAAKSDEFANELLDKYVTEATTAGVQNVVKAIEFGSPRAVVPREIAKKYAADLIVCGATGLNAVERFIIGSVSEGITRNAPCDVLIVRNS